The following nucleotide sequence is from Deltaproteobacteria bacterium GWA2_45_12.
AATAATTTCATCGGCCACATTCCGTGGAGGCGGCTCATAACTGGCAAACTGCATCGTGTAAGTGGCCCTTCCCTGGCTCTGCGATCTTACATCGGTGGAATAACCAAACATTTTGGCCAAGGGAACATGGGCCTTGATAATTTGCAATTTCCCCCGAGGGGTCATGCTCATAATCTTTCCGCGGCGAGAATTCAAGTCCCCAATTATATCTCCCATAAATTCTTCAGGGGCACTCACTTCAACATCCATAATGGGTTCTAACAAAACCGTGGTTGCCTTTTTACAGGCATCTTTAAAAGCCATGGAGGCCGCAATTTTAAAAGCCATTTCAGATGAATCAACTTCATGAAAACTGCCATCGAGTAGTTCGGCCTTAATGCCCATTAAAGGGTAACCAGCCAAAACACCGCCCTCCAAAGCTTCTGTAATCCCCTTGGAAATAGCCGGAATAAACTCACGTGGGATGGAACCGCCCACTATTTTATTGATAAACTCAAAACTTTTGCCGTCTTCGTGGGGATATATCTTTAAAACCACATGACCATATTGCCCACGTCCCCCTGTCTGACGAATATATTTTCCTTCCTGCTCTGCGGTCCCCGTAATTGTTTCTCGATAGGCCACCTGGGGCTTCCCTACATTGGCTTCCACCTTGAATTCACGGGTGAGCCGATCAACAATAATTTCAAGGTGCAACTCACCCATACCTGAAATAATGGTTTGCCCCGTTTCTTCATCAACACGGACACGGAACGAAGGATCTTCCTGGGTTAATTTTTGAAGTGAAAGAGCCAGTTTTTCCTGGTCGGCTTTTGATTTTGGTTCAATGGCAATGGAAATGACGGGATTGGGGAATTCCATACGCTCCAAAATGATGGGCTTCTTTTCATCACATAAAGTGTCCCCCGTAAGGGTGTGCCTTAAGCCCACAGCAGCCGCAATACCTCCAGCCCCTATTTCTTTAATATCTTCCCGTTTATTGGCATGCATCTGAAGCAAACGCCCCATACGTTCCTTCTTGTTACGAACAGAATTAAAAATAGAGGAACCCGCTTGAAGTTTGCCTGAATAAACACGGAAATAAGTAAGTTGCCCCACAAAAGGATCCGTCATGATTTTAAAAGCCAAAGCAGAAAAAGGTTCAGTATCGGAAGATCGCCTTACATCTTGTTGTTTGGGCTTATCAAAATTAATTCCTTTAACAGGAGGGACATCCAAAGGAGAAGGAAGAAGCTTAACAACAGCATCGAGCAAGGGTTGAACACCCTTATTTTTGAAGGCAGAACCACAAACAACAGGAATAATCTTCATCGAAACACATGCCTTGCGAAGCGCACTCCAAATCTCATCTTCAGAAACAGCACTTCCTGCCAAATATTTTTCAAGCAAGGACTCTTCTTCTTCAGCAACAGCTTCAATCATTTGTTCACGGTATTTTTTGGCTTCATCAAGAAGGTTTGCAGGGATTTCTTCATCATGAAACCCAGCACCCAAGGTTTCTTCTTCCCAAACAACTGCTTTCATTCGGACAAGATCAAGGATGCCCTTAAACTGATCTTCGGAGCCATAGGGAAGCTGAATGGGCACGGGCTTGTGATTAAGCTTAACCGAAATTTCCTGAACACAACCCATAAAATTGGCACCCACTCGATCCATCTTATTAATAAAGGCAATGCGCGGAACATGGTATTTGTCCGCCTGACGCCACACTGTTTCGCTTTGAGGTTCAACACCTCCTACGGCACAAAAAACACCCACAGCCCCATCAAGAACTCTTAAGGAACGTTCCACTTCGATGGTAAAATCAACATGCCCCGGGGTATCAATAATATTGATTTGATGCCCACTCCATGAACAGGTGGTCGCAGCCGAGGTAATGGTAATGCCACGTTCCTGCTCTTGGATCATCCAATCCATCGTGGCCGTACCATCGTGAACTTCGCCAATCTTGTGAACCTTGCCCGTATAGTAAAGAACACGTTCCGTCGTCGTTGTTTTACCGGCATCTATATGAGCCATAATCCCAATATTTCGCAGTTTGGCTAAGTCCATAAGATTACCAACGGTAATGGGCAAAAGCACGGTTAGCTTCAGCCATACGATGTACCTCTTCTCGTTTTTTTATGGCCCCACCCTTGCCATCCAAAACATCCAAAAATTCGCCGGCCAATTTTTGATGCATGTTTTTTTCACCACGATTTCTGGCACTTTCAACAAGCCACTTCATACCCAAAGATACTTTGCGTTCAGCACGCACTTCCATGGGGACTTGATAGTTGGCCCCACCCACACGACGGGAACGAACTTCCAGGATGGGCTTTACATTTTCCAGGGCCTGCTTGAACANNNNNNNNNNNNNNNNNNNATTTGCCTTTTAACGGCTGCACCTTTTCGAGACATATTTCTTTGAAGAAGTCAGGATCCAGGAACCAGGATTCGGAATAAAATCTTTTGAAAATATTCTGACTTCTGATTCCTGACTTCTGACACCCCAACATTTACTTAGGTTTTTTTGCTCCGTATTTACTACGGCCCCTACGACGCTTTTCCACACCTTGAGTATCAAGGGTGCCACGAATAATATGGTAACGAACACCGGGCAGGTCTTTCACACGACCCCCACGAATCATGACCACTGAGTGTTCCTGCAAATTATGGCCTTCACCGGGGATGTAAGCTGTCACTTCAATTCCGTTGGTTAAGCGAACACGAGCCACTTTGCGTAAAGCGGAATTCGGCTTTTTGGGTGTTGTTGTATAAACACGGACACACACACCCCGCTTTTGAGGGCACTCCCCCAAAGCCGGCGCCATATTTTTTCGATGAGCCTGAACACGACCTTCTTTGACTAACTGATTAATTGTCGGCATAAAATCTCTTCAACCTTTTTAATAAAAAACGTATAACAAAAAGAAGTTCGATCGTTTTGAACTTCCAACCAAAAAACCCAACTATTTCATATACTTAAACATGAAAAAGGCAGGCTTCACAAAAAGAGTCGCGAAGTTAACAGAAGTTTTTATGGATGTCAAGAAGGCTTAGGGGTGAAACTAGCTAATTTTTTTAACCGGCAATTTCCCATGAATCCTTGTTCCAAAAATTTAACTCGCTACAGCTTCAATGGTAATACCATCTTCGGGCAACCCTTCCTCATCAACCTTGATTTTAAGGATACGATACTTCCTTAAACCCGTACCGGCCGGGATCAGGCGTCCCATAATCACGTTTTCTTTCAAGCCACGAAGCGAGTCGCTTTTTCCGGACAAAGCCGCCTCAGTCAACACCTTGGTTGTTTCCTGGAATGAAGCAGCCGACATGAAACTTTCAGTTGTCAACGAAGCCTTGGTAATTCCCAACAACAAGGGCTCGGCAATGGCGGGCTTGCCTTTTTTCTTGCGGACCTCTTTATTGACTTCTTCAAAAGAGAAACGTTCAACCTGTTCATCAATAAGGAAACGGGTATCTCCCGGATTAACAATGCGCACCTTACGCAGCATTTGACGAACGATCACTTCAATATGTTTGTCGTTAATTTTTACACCTTGCAAACGGTACACTTCCTGAACTTCATCAGTCAGATATTTAGCCAGGGCCTTTTCACCCAAAATCTGCAAAATATCATGGGGGTTTGAAGAACCGTCCATCAAAGCTTCCCCGGCTCGCACAAATTCACCTTCGTGCACGGCAATATGTTTCCCTTTGGGGATGAGATATTCTTTGGACTCTCCCACATCCGGTTTCACAATGAGCTTACGCTTGCCTTTGGTGTCTTTTCCGAAAGTGACGTAACCATCAATTTCGCTGATAACCGCACACTCTTTGGGTTTGCGGGCTTCAAATAATTCAGCAACACGAGGCAACCCACCGGTAATATCCTTCGTTTTTGTGGTTTCACGAGGAATCTTGGCGATAACATCACCGGCCTGAACCTTCTCGTTGTTACCGACAACAATGTTGGCACTAATGGGCAAAAGGTAACGGGCTTCCGAATCGGCATGGGGCAATTTGATCGTACGTCCTTTTTCATCTTTAATGGAAACACGAGGACGAAGATTGGCATTCTTGCCTTGGGTGACCACTTTACGAGCAAGACCAGTCACTTCATCGATCACTTCTTGCAAACTTTGCCCTTCAATAAGNNNNNNNTATTTAATAACCCCTGCCACTTCAGTGATAATGGGAACCGTGTAAGGATCCCATTCGGCTAAAAGACTTTTAACCTTAACCTTGTCACCTTCTTTAAATTTGAGAATGGCACCGTACACCAAGGAATATCTTTCACGTTCACGACCTGTTTCATCCATGATGGCAATTTCACCGTGACGATTCATCACCGTAAGATTTCGTTGTTTATTGGTCACCACACGAACATTGATAAGACGGACAACGCCATCATGACGGGATTCCAAGGTCGATTGTTCCGCTCGACGAGAAGCAGCCCCCCCCACGTGGAAGGTACGCATGGTCAACTGGGTTCCCGGTTCACCGATTGACTGGGCGGCAATCACCCCCACGGTTTCACCAATATTCACCATGTGCCCACGGGCCAAATCACGGCCATAGCACTTAATGCACACACCTTGCCTTGCCTGGCAGGTAAGCACGGAACGGATCCTTACTTTTTCCAAACCGGCATCTTCGATTTTTTCAACCAGTTCTTCATTAATTTCCTTTCCGGCAGGCACCAAAACTTCACTTGTATAAGGGTCAGCCACATCATCTAAGGCCACACGACCCAAAATACGATCTCCCAAAGCCTCAATGACTTCTCCCCCTTCAACAAGGGGTGTCATTTCAATACCATCCAAGGTTCCGCAATCATCAATATTCACAATCATGTCCTGAGCCACATCGACCAAGCGACGTGTCAGATAGCCTGAATTGGCTGTCTTAAGAGCCGTATCGGCCAACCCCTTACGAGCACCGTGTGTTGAAATAAAGTACTGCAACACAGTGAGCCCTTCACGGAAATTAGCCGTAATGGGGGTTTCGATAATTTCACCAGAGGGCTTGGCCATCAAACCACGCATACCGGCCAACTGACGCATTTGCTGCTGCGAACCACGGGCTCCTGAATCGGCCATGATGTAAACAGGGTTAAAGCTTGGCATACGCTTGCCATCGGCACCGATCTGCTGGCTCATCCCACGGATCATTTCACCCGAAATAGCTTCTGTCACCTGCGCCCAGATATCAACCACCTTGTTATAGCGTTCTCCGTCGGTGATTAAACCTTCGACATACTGATTTTCAATTTCAGCGATTTGTTTATAGGCATCATCCAAGAATTTTTGTTTGTTGGCAGGAACAATCATGTCATCAAGCGCAATGGAAATACCGGCTCGGGTTGCAAATTCAAAACCTATATTCTTAAGCCTGTCTGCCAATAAAACAGTCTGTTTATTGCCTGCAATTCGGTAACAAAGATCAACCAGTTCAGCGATGGCCTTTTTATCCATGACCCGGTTGATAATTTTAAACGGAATTTTTTCAGGCAAAATTTCGCTCAGCAAAGTTCTTCCCACTGTTGTTTCTTCCATTTCTCCACGTAAACGGACCTTAATTTGGGCATGAAGGTCAACCACACTATTATCCCAGGCCGAACGTACTTCTTTGGGGCTGGAGAAAATTTTGCCAGCTCCACGTGCGCCCTGTTTTTCGCGGGTCATGTAATAAATTCCCAAAACCATGTCCTGGGTGGGAACAATAATGGGTTTGCCATTGGCAGGAGAAAGAATGTTATTTGTCGACATCATAAGCACACGAGTCTCAATTTGTGCTTCAATGGAAAGAGGAATATGAACCGCCATTTGATCCCCGTCGAAGTCGGCGTTAAAAGCCGCGCAAACAAGGGGGTGTAACTGAATGGCTTTTCCTTCTGTAAGAATGGGCTCAAAAGCCTGCATCCCCAAACGATGCAGTGTGGGAGCACGGTTTAGAATAACGGGGTGTTCTTTGATCACTTCTTCCAAGACATCCCATACCTCGGGCCTTTCTTTTTCAACCATTTTTCGGGCACTCTTGATGGTAGAAACAAAACCTTTTTCTTCCAGACGTTGGAAAATGAAGGGCTTGAAAAGTTCCAAAGCCATCTTTTTGGGAAGACCGCATTGGTGCAAGCGAAGATGGGGACCAACCACGATAACCGAACGTCCCGAATAATCGACGCGCTTACCCAAAAGGTTTTGGCGGAAACGCCCTTGTTTGCCTTTGATCATGTCAGAAAGCGAACGAAGAGGACGTTTGTTCGGGCCTGTAAAAACTTTTCCACGACGGCCGTTATCTAAAAGAGCATCAACAGCTTCCTGCAACATACGCATTTCGTTGCGAATAATAATTTCAGGAGCATTTAATTCTTGAAGGCGCTTCAAACGATTGTTTCGGTTGATGACTCGCCGGTATAAATCATTCAAATCGGATGTGGCAAAACGGCCCCCTTCCAAGGGAACAAGGGGACGTAAATCAGGGGGAATCACAGGAACCACTTCCATCATCATCCATTCGGGATGATTACCCGACTCTTTAAGGGCTTCAACCACGCGCAACCGTTTAGACAATTTTTTCTTTGTGGCTTCGGAAGATGTTTTTTCAAGATCTTTTCTAAGTTGCTTGCCCAACACCTCAAGATCAATCTTACGAAGCATTTCACGCACAGCGGCTCCGCCCATGGAGGCTTCGAAGTCACCGCCAAACTGAGCGCGCGCTTTTTGATATTCATCTTCGCTTAAAATATCTCCGTTTGAAAGCTTACTGGAACCCGCATCGGTCACGATATAAGATTCACAATACAAGACACGCTCAAGATCTTTCAAACTGACATCCAGAAGAGTCCCGATACGGGATGGCAAGCTTTTAAGGAACCAGATATGAGCCACAGGAGTTGCCAGGTTGATATGTCCCATGCGTTCGCGGCGCACTTTTGACTGGATTACTTCCACTCCGCATTTTTCGCAGACAATGCCACGATGTTTCATGCGCTTGTACTTACCGCAATTGCATTCGTAATCTTTGACGGGTCCAAAAATTTTGGCACAAAACAAACCGTCACGTTCCGGCTTAAACGTACGGTAGTTGATGGTCTCCGGCTTTTTAACTTCTCCAAAGGACCAACTACGAATCATGTCGGGGCTGGCAATTGAAACCTTCACGGATGAATAGCATGAAGGGTCTTTGGGTTTTTCAAAAAAAGAAGTGATATCCATATTTTGCTTCCCCTTTCCTTAAGACTTCAACCCGTAGTTTTAAAATCTACCGGTTAAAAGACACAGGAAAGAAATTATTTTTCTTCGATCAATTCGACATTAAGGGCCAAGCTTTGCATTTCCTTGATGAGCACTTTGAAAGATTCAGGGAGCCCTGGTTCAAGGGTGTGGTCTCCCTTGACAATGTGCTCATACATGCGCGTACGACCAATAACATCATCGGACTTAACCGTAAGGAATTCCTGAAGCGCATAGCTGGCGCCGTAAGCTTCCATGGCCCATACTTCCATTTCCCCCATACGTTGTCCCCCGAACTGGGCTTTACCGCCCAAAGGTTGTTGGGTGACCAGCGAGTAAGGTCCAATGGAACGGGCATGAATCTTGTCGTCAACCAAGTGGTGTAATTTCAAAATGTACATATCCCCCACAGTGACAGGATGTTCAAAAGCATCCCCTGTACGTCCATCAAACAAAGTGACCTGACCTGACTCAGGAACACCCGCCAAACCAAGAAGATATTTAATTTCTTCTTCGCGGGCTCCATCAAACACAGGCGTATTGAAATAAACACCATGCCCCAGATCTTTGGCCAAAGCCAAAAGTTCATCCTGGGTTGCCGATTCAATAAACTCATTCACCGAAGGTGATTGGTAAATCTTTTTAACAAATGCGGCAAAATCATCTTTGTTAAAATGATCCGTTAAAAAAGTCCGTATTTTATGGCCCAAGGCACGACCCGCACGACCCAGGTGTACTTCAAGAATTTGTCCGATATTCATACGAGAAGGCACGCCCAAGGGGTTTAACACCACATCCACAGGAGTTCCATCTTCCATATAGGGCATGTCTTCTTCAGGCAAGATACGGCTGATAACACCCTTGTTTCCGTGACGTCCGGCCACCTTGTCCCCCACCATCATTTTACGTTTGATGGCTACATAGACCTTGACGATTTTGATCACTCCTGGAGGAAGCTCATCTCCCTTTTTCAGGCGATTGACTTTTTGATCATAGACCATACGAACCAAGTCCATTTGGTCTTCCATCTCTTCCAAAATGTCACCAATCTGGTCCTCCAAACCATCGCCACCTTCCACGGAAATTTCCTTCCATTTCTCAAAGGGGATTTGTTTGAGCATGGATTCGGTGATCTTTTTACCCTTGACCAAAAGAACTCTTTCACCATCATCATCCATGACTTTGGAAGACGAAGTTTGGCCTACAAGCAATTGGGCCAATTTTTTTTCTGCCGAAATGCGTACCACACCCAATTCGTCTCCCTGATCTTTCTGGAGCTTTTTGGTGGCTTCGTCCTGCTGTTCCCTGGAACGTTCGTCCAAGTCAATTCCTTCGCGAGAAAATACCTGAGTGGCAATAACGGTACCCACAATGCCAGGCCCCACGCGCAGCGACGAATCTTTTACATCACCGGCTTTTTCACCAAAGATGGCTCGCAAGAGTTTTTCCTCAGGAGAAAGTTGGGTCTCTCCCTTGGGAGTAATCTTACCCACCAAAATATCATCAGGCTTTACTTCAGCCCCAATTCTTACAATGCCAGACTCATCCAAATTTTTCAGAGCTTCTTCCCCTACATTGGGAATATCGCGGGTAATTTCCTCACGACCCAATTTTGTGTCGCGGGCAATACATTCAAATTCCTCAATATGAATGGAGGTAAAGGTATCTTCCTTGACCAGGCGTTCGCTGATAAGCACGGAATCTTCAAAGTTGAAACCGCCCCAGGGCATGAAGGCCACTGTCACGTTTTGGCCCAAAGCCAACTCGCCTCTTTCAGTGGAGCATCCATCGGCGATGATCTCACCTTTTTTGATGTGATCGCCCACACTGACCAAAGGAATCTGGTTGATACAGGTGTTCTGATTGGAACGCTGATATTTAAGCATGTTGTAAATATCAACTTCTGTCTGGGTTCCGTCTTTCTTTTTGGCTTTGTCCGCTTTCACCACAATGCGCGAAGCGTCAACTGAAATAACAATACCATCACGGTCTGTAACCACTGTAATTCCTGAATCACGAGCCACAATGGGTTCGATCCCCGTACCCACAATGGGTGAACGAGACCGAAGCAAAGGCACGGCCTGACGTTGCATGTTTGAACCCATGAGAGCACGGTTGGCGTCATCATGTTCCAAAAATGGGATAAGAGAAGCGGCAATACTGACCAACTGATTGGGAGAAACGTCCATCAGATCCACTTCATCCTTGTTGACCATCATGAACTCGCCATTTTTACGGCAGCTGACCAATTGGTCGATAAAATGACCTTTTGCATCGAGCTTGGCATTGGCCTGACCAATCACGTGATTGGCTTCATCCAAGGCAGAATAGTAGGCCACTTCATCGGTCACCCGGCCCCCTTCAACCTTGCGATAAGGCGTTTCAATAAATCCGTACTCATTGACACGGGCATAGGTTGAAAGTGAAGCGATCAAACCGATATTCGGACCTTCGGGTGTTTCAATGGGACAAATACGACCATAGTGGGTGGCATGCACGTCACGCACTTCAAAACCGGCACGCTCACGGGTTAACCCTCCTGGTCCAAGAGCTGAAAGACGGCGCTTGTGTGTAATTTCAGAAAGAGGATTGGTTTGATCCATGAACTGGGACAACTGGGATGAGCCAAAAAACTCCTTCACGACAGCCGAAACGGGTTTGGCGTTGATAAGATCATTGGGCATGAGAGTTTCAATTTCCTGCAAACTCATGCGTTCTTTAATGGCGCGTTCCATACGTACCAAGCCGATGCGATATTGATTTTCCAATAATTCACCGACAGCACGAATACGGCGATTCCCCAAATGATCGATATCATCAACCATGCCACGACCATCTTTAAGGTTAAGAAGATAACGAACAATTTCCAAGATATCTTCCTTGCGAAGAGTGGTCACTTCCAAGGGTACATCAAAACCAAATTTGTAATTGATTTTAAGACGCCCCACACGTGACAAATCGTAGCGTTCAGGATTGAAGAAAAGGTTTTCAAAAAGGGCTGTTGCTGCTTCCAGGGTGGAAGGATCTCCCGGACGAAGACGTTTATAAATTTCGATCACAGCCTCTTCCGAATTTTTGACTTTATCAATTAAAAGAGTATTGCGGATATAGGATCCCACATTCAGGTTATCGATAAAAAGAAGACTGACTTCTTTTATCTTTCGTGTGTAAAGCTCTTCTATTTTTTCTTTGGTCAAAACATCGTTAGTGGCCAAAACAACTTCACCGGTATTTTTATCAACCACATCATGGGCGACAACACGGTCAATGATTTCCTCTTCATCAATGGCCAATTCGTTGATTTTAGCCTGGGCCATTTTATCCAAAAGATTTTGGGTAAATTTACGGCCTTTTTTGACAATCACTTCACCTGATTTGGGATGTTCAATATCACGCACCGCACGCTGAAATTTAAGCACTTCAGGGTTGACACTTTTGATTATTTTTTTCCCGTCAAGACGGATCGTTTCACTTAAATAAAAAGTGTTTAAGATTTCTTCTTCGGAAAGCCCTAGCGAACGCAGCAGGATGGTAACAGGCAACTTACGTCGACGGTCAATACGAACATAGAGTAAATCTTTGGTGTCAAATTCAAAATCAAGCCATGAGCCACGATAAGGAATCGCACGGGCCGAATAAAGTAATTTGCCGGAAGCATGTGTCTTTCCCTTGTCATGTTCAAAGAAAATACCAGGAGAACGATGTAACTGCGAAACGATCACTCTTTCGGTACCATTGATAATAAAGGTACCGTTACGAGTCATGAGGGGAATGGTTCCAAAATAGACTTCCTGCTCTTTAACATCACGGATTGACTGGGCACCAGTTTCCGGGTCATTGTCCCACACCACAAGACGTACGATTACCTTCACAGGAACTTCGTAGGTCATTCCGCGTTGACGGCATTCCATCATTTCATACTTGGGTTTTTCAAAACTATAACTGACAAATTCAAGGGAGGCCGTGTTGTTAAAGTCGGTAATGGGAAAAACGCTCTTGAAAATGGTCTGTAAACCTTCGTCCTTGCGCTGATCAGGAAGAGCGTCAAACTGGAGAAATTTAATATACGAATTGCGCTGAAGTTCAATCAGGTTTGGAATATCAACCACTTTTTTGATCCGTGAAAATTCCTTACGAAGACGAAAATTGGAAGCCGTAAGTTGAGGCATGGATTTAACTCCTTAATAACGTATATATGTAAGTTCAAAAAGGCCAAGGCCGCATATCTACCTTTGCCTTCTGATCCTATTTGTGGAAGAGCAGAAAAAGCCAAAGGGGCTTAAAAACTTAAATAATATTAAGCTTTAAACCCCTAAAAATTACTTAAGTTCAACCTTGGCGCCCGCTTTTTCAAGCTGCTCTTTGAACTTTTTGGCATCATCTTTGGAAACGCCTTCTTTAACAGTCTTAGGCATGGCTCCTTCAGCAAGGTCTTTGGCTTCTTTTAAACCAAGGCTTGTGATAACGCGGATTTCCTTAATGACACCAATTTTGTTGTCGCCGGTTGAGGTCAAGACAACGGCAAATTCGGTCTTTTCTTCTGCAGGGGCAGCAGCAGCGCCACCGCCAGCAGCAGCTACAGCCACTGGGGCTGCTGCCGATACGCCAAATTTTCCTTCGAACTTTTTAACAAGTTCGGAAACTTCCAAAACAGTCATTTTGGAAACAGCTTCTAGGATTTGATCGCTAGAGATTTGTGTCATGGAACATAAAGTTGCTAGTCGCTTCCTTGGCAAGACACAAAACCTTCATGTCCCAGCCCATAGCTACCTAACAAACTCCTAAAAAAATTTGTACGGACCCTGCAATGCGGGGCCCCTACTTACGATGATTTCTCCTTTTGATCGCGAATAGCCGCCAACACATTGACCACCTGGCGTGGAATTTGAGCCAACACACACACCCAATTCCGTGCAGGAGCCAACATGGAACCCATCGCTTTTGCAATAAGCTCTTCTTTTGAAGGAAGCGAAGCCAAGGTCTTGATTTGCTCAGAACTCATCGCCTGAGACCCCATGACCGCTCCTTTAAATTTGATCAATTCGTTATTTTTTGAAAATTCAACAATCACTTTTGCCGGACCCGTTGGATCAAGCTCACTGGTTGCCACAGCCGTGGTGCCGATAAAATATTGCGCCAAAAACTCAGAGGGCGTGCCCTTTACAGCTATTTTAGCCAAACGATTTTTAATCACCTTTAGAGATGATTGCTTTTCCTCAAGCTTGCGACGCAATTGATTAATGGCATCCACAGTCATGCCTTTGTAATCTGCAACAATGGTTAACTGTGACTTTAAAAATTTTGCTTTAAGATTTTCAATTTCAATGGCTTTTTGTTCACGATTCATAAAATCCTCTTACGTTTTTTAAATTTCCAAACTCCCCATATCCACCCGAATTCCAGGGCTCAAGGTGGCACTTAGGGTAAGACCTTTTAAATAAATCCCTTTAGCCGCCGAAGGTTTAAGTTTGATGACTTCATCCAAAAGACTTTTTAAATTATCCTTAATTTTTTGGGGGCCAAAGGATACCTTGCCAATGGCACAATGGATAATACTGGCCTTGTCTGTTTTGAAAGCTGCTTTTCCAAGCTTACATTCTTTCACGGCCTTGCCGACATCCTGGGTTACAGTTCCTGTTTTAGGATTTGGCATAAGTCCACGAGGACCCAAAATTTTTCCAACCTTACTTACTGCCACCATCATGTCAGGGGATGCAATCACTTTGTCAAAATCCATCCATCCTTCATTAATTTTTTTGACC
It contains:
- a CDS encoding translation elongation factor G, whose product is MDLAKLRNIGIMAHIDAGKTTTTERVLYYTGKVHKIGEVHDGTATMDWMIQEQERGITITSAATTCSWSGHQINIIDTPGHVDFTIEVERSLRVLDGAVGVFCAVGGVEPQSETVWRQADKYHVPRIAFINKMDRVGANFMGCVQEISVKLNHKPVPIQLPYGSEDQFKGILDLVRMKAVVWEEETLGAGFHDEEIPANLLDEAKKYREQMIEAVAEEEESLLEKYLAGSAVSEDEIWSALRKACVSMKIIPVVCGSAFKNKGVQPLLDAVVKLLPSPLDVPPVKGINFDKPKQQDVRRSSDTEPFSALAFKIMTDPFVGQLTYFRVYSGKLQAGSSIFNSVRNKKERMGRLLQMHANKREDIKEIGAGGIAAAVGLRHTLTGDTLCDEKKPIILERMEFPNPVISIAIEPKSKADQEKLALSLQKLTQEDPSFRVRVDEETGQTIISGMGELHLEIIVDRLTREFKVEANVGKPQVAYRETITGTAEQEGKYIRQTGGRGQYGHVVLKIYPHEDGKSFEFINKIVGGSIPREFIPAISKGITEALEGGVLAGYPLMGIKAELLDGSFHEVDSSEMAFKIAASMAFKDACKKATTVLLEPIMDVEVSAPEEFMGDIIGDLNSRRGKIMSMTPRGKLQIIKAHVPLAKMFGYSTDVRSQSQGRATYTMQFASYEPPPRNVADEII
- a CDS encoding 30S ribosomal protein S12; the encoded protein is MPTINQLVKEGRVQAHRKNMAPALGECPQKRGVCVRVYTTTPKKPNSALRKVARVRLTNGIEVTAYIPGEGHNLQEHSVVMIRGGRVKDLPGVRYHIIRGTLDTQGVEKRRRGRSKYGAKKPK
- a CDS encoding DNA-directed RNA polymerase subunit beta', whose product is MDITSFFEKPKDPSCYSSVKVSIASPDMIRSWSFGEVKKPETINYRTFKPERDGLFCAKIFGPVKDYECNCGKYKRMKHRGIVCEKCGVEVIQSKVRRERMGHINLATPVAHIWFLKSLPSRIGTLLDVSLKDLERVLYCESYIVTDAGSSKLSNGDILSEDEYQKARAQFGGDFEASMGGAAVREMLRKIDLEVLGKQLRKDLEKTSSEATKKKLSKRLRVVEALKESGNHPEWMMMEVVPVIPPDLRPLVPLEGGRFATSDLNDLYRRVINRNNRLKRLQELNAPEIIIRNEMRMLQEAVDALLDNGRRGKVFTGPNKRPLRSLSDMIKGKQGRFRQNLLGKRVDYSGRSVIVVGPHLRLHQCGLPKKMALELFKPFIFQRLEEKGFVSTIKSARKMVEKERPEVWDVLEEVIKEHPVILNRAPTLHRLGMQAFEPILTEGKAIQLHPLVCAAFNADFDGDQMAVHIPLSIEAQIETRVLMMSTNNILSPANGKPIIVPTQDMVLGIYYMTREKQGARGAGKIFSSPKEVRSAWDNSVVDLHAQIKVRLRGEMEETTVGRTLLSEILPEKIPFKIINRVMDKKAIAELVDLCYRIAGNKQTVLLADRLKNIGFEFATRAGISIALDDMIVPANKQKFLDDAYKQIAEIENQYVEGLITDGERYNKVVDIWAQVTEAISGEMIRGMSQQIGADGKRMPSFNPVYIMADSGARGSQQQMRQLAGMRGLMAKPSGEIIETPITANFREGLTVLQYFISTHGARKGLADTALKTANSGYLTRRLVDVAQDMIVNIDDCGTLDGIEMTPLVEGGEVIEALGDRILGRVALDDVADPYTSEVLVPAGKEINEELVEKIEDAGLEKVRIRSVLTCQARQGVCIKCYGRDLARGHMVNIGETVGVIAAQSIGEPGTQLTMRTFHVGGAASRRAEQSTLESRHDGVVRLINVRVVTNKQRNLTVMNRHGEIAIMDETGRERERYSLVYGAILKFKEGDKVKVKSLLAEWDPYTVPIITEVAGVIKXXXLIEGQSLQEVIDEVTGLARKVVTQGKNANLRPRVSIKDEKGRTIKLPHADSEARYLLPISANIVVGNNEKVQAGDVIAKIPRETTKTKDITGGLPRVAELFEARKPKECAVISEIDGYVTFGKDTKGKRKLIVKPDVGESKEYLIPKGKHIAVHEGEFVRAGEALMDGSSNPHDILQILGEKALAKYLTDEVQEVYRLQGVKINDKHIEVIVRQMLRKVRIVNPGDTRFLIDEQVERFSFEEVNKEVRKKKGKPAIAEPLLLGITKASLTTESFMSAASFQETTKVLTEAALSGKSDSLRGLKENVIMGRLIPAGTGLRKYRILKIKVDEEGLPEDGITIEAVAS